attggatttaggtagtcaagttttctcatacccaacctagttcaatgccctaaaaaaaaattgggccaaagaaataatggacccgagcttgcgcaaataagtgggtcgagttcgagcccaccaagcaaatggatccaagcccaaaccgatcgagcaaatgggtccgagcctaagcctgtcaagaaaacaggtccaagctcaagcccaacaagcagatgggtccaagcccaaacccaacaagcagatgggctcaggcctaagcccgcccaacaagcaaatgggcccaggcctaagcccgcccaacaagcaaatgggcccaagcccacctaaagcccatcgagattctctataaatagagaccttctcatTCATCTTGAGGGGGCctttgattgaagagaagaatcgaagctctgaagaattgaagacaaaaacttctgaagactctcaagacgtgcaagttatcatcaacctcaaaaatcaaccttctgaaagatcgaagacttggaagatcaaactttccttgaattccagaagattgaagcttgaattgacttgtagttacaacttcttgaagatcaaagaccacgaagttttaaattttactttttgtattcgagagaaagaatcaaaggagtaaatattagagattgtatccacaatacttaaatcaatacaaagttcgattccacgaattaaatttctcctgaaatctcgtgtgaacaatttggcacgcccggtgggaccatctctacctttcatctctttctcttttcgaagaacatccaaagaaaatcatgacatctcaaggcaacacttccaaagctctcagTGACATCGGCAAACGGCCAAACACCCGTAGCCGCTCAAGGGAGATTCAGTCATCTGAAGATATGCCTCCTTTTGAAgttgcaaagaatatttgggagcaaatctctaagccaccaaaaggtggaatcactacaagaaatctggcctttaatgtcggtttaaaaccgacattaaaggcctttaatgtcacttggcgaccgacatctttgtaagcgttattaaagggctttaatgtcggttgggctttaatgtcggtttataaccgacattaaagatgtctttaatgtcggttataaaccgacattaaaagcctttaatgtcagttttcaaccgacatctttgatagtgttattcaagccctttaatgtcggttgggctttaatgtcgtttttaaaccgacatctttgatagtgttattgaagccctttaatgtcgattgggctatgatgtcgttttaaaaccgacattaaagaggccaataatgtcagtttaaaactgacattaaaggcttctttttgtccatttttagaaatttatatttatttaattgttgtattattgtccattttttataaacattgaatcaatatagataaatatttttttctcgctccaacaaattaataaaattaatattattttagaaactataatatttatcttttacatttgtatacacaaaatgaaaacttaatattgtgtttatatatacattctacaatagtacataaAACAAGATCCTAAgacaagacttaaataagaaatcctaaacgccttctcagtcttcaaccttcaacgaccgcctggctatctacacaatcgcttagcttccaatctgatgacttcaatcatcctacaagcaatatcaaaataaaccatttaatctgATAACTTATGATTTCTATCATCTCCATTATTGCAAACAAACATGTCAAGCATAGTAGTAAGCAATTCTATAGCCTGTGGGGACTCATAGGAGAAATAAAGGGTCCCCTGAAAAAGGAGGAATTAACAGCCAAAATCATTGACTTTCATTTACACCACATACAGTACACACAGAAAGTTCAAAGGGTCTCCCAATCAGGTTCAAAACACAATGTTCAACTATGTTATGTCCACAAGTTCTTCACTATTTAACTAACCATCAGCATATGTTGCAAAAACATTTACTCTCAATGTAGTATAAGCATTAATCTATTGAAAGAATGTTCAAagaaattttgtcattttcctCCAGAATTTGGAATTACCTCACAATTCAATGGTACTTTGTACAGATCATCGATACCAGTAAAGCCTATAAAAGTTTGAAGAGATCATCAAGTAAATCTAAGGAAGATGATAACAAGTTGCAGTGACCTTTGATCTTCCTTGCCCATGCAAGCTTATACAGTCCTTTTGCATCTCTTGCTTCACAAACTTCAAGAGGAACATCCATGAACACCTATATATTTTTAGcaaatttttgtaaaatatatttcaGATGCAAGGTAAGAAACCAACTCAAAATCTATAGTACGCAAAAATGAAGAGATACCTCAATAAAGTATCCATCAGACAAAATGGCACGACGGGCATCTCGATCCCTTCGATATGGAGATATCACACTAGCAATGCAAATAACTCCAGCGTTTGCAAACAATTTTGCAACCTCACCTAATTTATGGAAGAGGTATACTAATTAGAAATCATTAACAGAACAGGCCAGAGTGTTATTATAAATGATAACGAATCAAACTTACCGACCCTCCTTATATTCTCAGCACGATCTTCTGCTTTAAAACCAAGGTCGCGATTCAGGTCATGCCTCACATTGTCCCCATCGAGGATATAAGCTAACTTTCCTATTTTGTATAAGCTTTGACTCAAGGCACAGGCCACAGTGCTCTTCCCTGCAAATTAGCTAAGTATATTTAGAAAATTAGGCCAGGTCCAAAAAGTCCCAAACCCAACTTAACTATTTCAGGCCAAATTATTTTCTATCCTTTTCACaaaatcttttaaaagaatGACCTCAAAAATCACTCCCGACTTCATCTTATTCTCTGCAATAATGATACTGCATTCAAAAAAACCAGTAAAAGAGAATTCTGTTGAACTCAGTTCAGTTTTAAAGACAACTACGTCAATTTTATATGCAAATGCATACAAATAATAAGGGCAGGCAAGAGCAAATGAGCACCAGGAGAGCAGGGCATTTTTTATGTTGTACTTGATGTAAAGAAAAGTAAGCCTAATTACAGTATCATAGGCCTTTCAAGAGTCTAAGcataatgaaataaataaaaaataacaataaacttacttttctttaaaaaatgatGATGAACTATGAAGTGATGTAGTCTAAGATCGAACTCTGATCAATGAAGACCAATCAAAAAGTATAAAAATGCAAACTAAACCCCACAGCACAAATCAGGGCAGGCAAGAGCAAATttctctgttttcttttttctctttccaaATGAAAGGCAGAGATGCTTTTCATAGATATATTGAAAGGCTAAATGCAAAAATTACAGTCCCTCTTAGGAGTTCCAGAAAAAACTCCTACAGAAATTAATTGCTAAGAATAATAgtgcacattgagaagaataAATCATCAAACCATATGCATTTGGTTTAAGGCATAATCTCCCACGTTCTTCCCTGTTAATGTAAATTTTGATAGTTTCTCTCCAAGCAAAGAATCCAAGATCTTACACTAATAAATTGAGGCACTTATATAAGTTTTGCACACGAGAATAGTAAAAACTTAATAGGTTCAAACTGCAATATAACATCCACAAATCTCTAAAATGTTATCTACATCAACTGGCTTGCCAAAATCTGTAATACAATGTTAGCCACTAGGTGTTTATGCCTGTACAAGTTTAGAAGGCCAGTACCAAATTGTACAAATTTACAATAGTTGAACCATGAACCTCTCGAAATACACCCTGAAGTTTGAAACAtaagagataccaaaaaaaaataCATGATAATAAATACTATAAATTTAGCTTGAACAAACCTTCGGAATACAACCAAGAGGGAAAAAAGTCCTTTAAGTTGATTCTATGAGAGATGTAATAGAAAATACGTTTGATCCTTGAcctaagaaaaataatattcaaataaaataagaaatctTTATTTTGGAACAAGAAGGAACAAGGAAGGGATAAATGTGTTTGATGATAAACTTTGAATAGGTAAGTGATACATAAATCATAAAGCTTATTAATGATGTTTGTTTCTTAAAGGATTGCAACAAAAATTAGTCGTATGATGCAATATTAGTCATATCTATTTTTGGATACTTTTTCAATAAGGTATTGTAATTAAAAAGCTTCTCAATAAGGTCAACATCAGCATTCGCCTACCACAGAAGCGAACCAAACCCAATGCATCAAGTGCATCACTTTTCGATATCTGACATACTAAATATCCATAAGATAACCAAACAAAgcataatttcataaatttctTAGCATAGTCATACGAATTTACTCATAATTGAAGCCTTTGGTAACGTCCTACAATACATTAACGTTAGAAAATTTTGTTACCTCTATCTCTGTTCATTATAAGATTTCCTAAACTCAATGTCACGCTGCCTTTGTTGAagcaaaaaatatatacaattgCAAGTCCTCGCAGCCAAAACCTACATAATTTAGTAAAcatcacaaacaaaacaaaattgtaaaaaatagaaaccagcttatttaacaaaaaacaaaaggttCAAAGCAAACCGAATCATTTGAGACCATCTAAATCAAGTATAATATAGTTTAAGGACAGTGATATAAGGTtgaaatcaaataacaatcttGTATGAATTGAGATTTGTGAAACATAAATGAAGGGTATTTGTCAAATGGTCCAGGTATATATAACCAAAGAACATAGAACCCTATAATTGCAAGAAAATACGGCCAAGAATTTCAAGGGTTTGCAACAACAAAGAAATGCTACTTTGGGTTGACCATCTTATGATAATTTTATagataattataaaatatactTCAAATTTAGGTTATTTAATTTACATTGATAAACACTTCCTATGTTctcttaaaataaataaataattctgGAAAATATTGAATAAGCATATGTAAATTATATAAATAGTGAATCATGTCATGGATTataaagatatacaataatttAAAGAAGGTGATGCGACCGATTTCACCAGGAGGAAGTTTCTCAAGTTTTCTAAATTCAATCTTCACCGCAGGAACACCAAAGAAGACCGGAAACTCTGCATCATCAACCACCGTCTTTGAAGATCCAAACTCagaaagaaaatcaaaatcCGTCCAAATTTCCACTTGTTCTTCCACCGCGTCGTTTTTCGGATCATGTCTAAGCAAAAACTCACCATGTTCAAGCGAAAAACTACACAATGCCGATAGAAGAACAGTCGTCTTCGTCATGGCGGCCAACACGACGGCGTCCACATCCACAATCGCCACCACAATCTCTACCACCAAAGCCTCTGCAAAAGTCGCTGCGATCTCCTCCTCACTCAACCATGATTAGTGTTATTGAAGAAGCTGTagtgaaaatgaaaatgacgGGAGTTTGAGAGTGTACGACGTTGAAAAAACCCTAAAGAAGGTATTTATATGTGGGGTTATTGGGAGTTAGGTTAGCTTTTTGGGGTGTTTGGATATAGGTTTGGAATgtacctttaatgtcggtttttaaaatgtggatctttaatgtcggttttaaaccgacattaaagc
This region of Cucumis melo cultivar AY chromosome 7, USDA_Cmelo_AY_1.0, whole genome shotgun sequence genomic DNA includes:
- the LOC127150345 gene encoding adenylyl-sulfate kinase 1, chloroplastic-like isoform X4, which translates into the protein MTKTTVLLSALCSFSLEHEFPVFFGVPAVKIEFRKLEKLPPGEIGRITFFKLLFWLRGLAIVYIFCFNKGSVTLSLGNLIMNRDRGKSTVACALSQSLYKIGKLAYILDGDNVRHDLNRDLGFKAEDRAENIRRVGEVAKLFANAGVICIASVISPYRRDRDARRAILSDGYFIEVFMDVPLEVCEARDAKGLYKLAWARKIKG
- the LOC127150345 gene encoding uncharacterized protein LOC127150345 isoform X2, with the translated sequence MTKTTVLLSALCSFSLEHGEFLLRHDPKNDAVEEQVEIWTDFDFLSEFGSSKTVVDDAEFPVFFGVPAVKIEFRKLEKLPPGEIGRITFFKLLFWLRGLAIVYIFCFNKGSVTLSLGNLIMNRDRGKSTVACALSQSLYKIGKLAYILDGDNVRHDLNRDLGFKAEDRAENIRRVGEVAKLFANAGVICIASVISPYRRDRDARRAILSDGYFIEVFMDVPLEVCEARDAKGLYKLAWARKIKG
- the LOC127150345 gene encoding adenylyl-sulfate kinase 1, chloroplastic-like isoform X3, with the protein product MTKTTVLLSALCSFSLEHEFPVFFGVPAVKIEFRKLEKLPPGEIGRITFFKLLFWLRGLAIVYIFCFNKGSVTLSLGNLIMNRDRGKSTVACALSQSLYKIGKLAYILDGDNVRHDLNRDLGFKAEDRAENIRRVGEVAKLFANAGVICIASVISPYRRDRDARRAILSDGYFIEVFMDVPLEVCEARDAKGLYKLAWARKIKGHCNLLSSSLDLLDDLFKLL
- the LOC127150345 gene encoding uncharacterized protein LOC127150345 isoform X1, translating into MTKTTVLLSALCSFSLEHGEFLLRHDPKNDAVEEQVEIWTDFDFLSEFGSSKTVVDDAEFPVFFGVPAVKIEFRKLEKLPPGEIGRITFFKLLFWLRGLAIVYIFCFNKGSVTLSLGNLIMNRDRGKSTVACALSQSLYKIGKLAYILDGDNVRHDLNRDLGFKAEDRAENIRRVGEVAKLFANAGVICIASVISPYRRDRDARRAILSDGYFIEVFMDVPLEVCEARDAKGLYKLAWARKIKGHCNLLSSSLDLLDDLFKLL